One part of the Phoenix dactylifera cultivar Barhee BC4 chromosome 4, palm_55x_up_171113_PBpolish2nd_filt_p, whole genome shotgun sequence genome encodes these proteins:
- the LOC103708163 gene encoding cysteine-rich receptor-like protein kinase 2, which yields MDSSCSLGTLIAVLIPIIIWKASLADPRTTVAGQFCNNISSVSGPALADNFVPAMDNLSSLVDRNGFGTTVAGTGPNSVYALGQCFGDLGSVDCQLCFSEIRSLLPKCYPEPGGRIFLDGCFGRYENYSFFNEVVDSNDTHVCSYSKNSSNPRSFSKVVQVVVSNVTSEALKKQGFAVGSASDSNSQVYALAQCWENLDETLCGSCLDAAASSIVLCSPATEGRALYAGCYLRYSTVLFWNLNQTASNSSGNHTNKVIWIILGVLLGGFLFIVGIVAWRKRGYWSKSNVISMRDMYKPELSAAFSQSNMNFRYEDLRKATNNFNLSNKLGQGSYGTVYKAVLSDGKGVAVKRLFMNTRQWVDQFFNEVELINRVRHKNLVKLLGCSVDGPESLLVYEYYSNRSLDLFIFDENHDKHLVWQQRLDIIQGVAEGLSYLHEESETRIIHRDIKASNILLDEKFMPKITDFGLARSFAADKTHLSTGIAGTLGYMAPEYVVYGHLTEKADVYSYGVLILEIVTGKRCSSGIGTHGGNLPLAKIWDHYKTGTAEKLIEECIYKESVKADILHIVWIGLFCVQANPHSRPTMAKVLELLRSSRNEEEVVLTDPPFSDVAMEDIEEGETSFLLPSISAPALSTSSECQINAR from the exons ATGGATTCTTCATGCTCCCTGGGGACGCTTATCGCCGTGCTGATACCTATAATTATCTGGAAGGCTTCGCTGGCAGATCCTCGGACGACGGTTGCGGGTCAATTTTGCAACAACATTTCTTCTGTTTCTGGTCCTGCTCTCGCTGACAACTTTGTTCCTGCGATGGATAACTTGAGCAGCCTGGTTGATCGGAATGGATTTGGTACGACAGTCGCGGGGACGGGCCCGAATTCTGTTTACGCACTCGGCCAGTGCTTTGGAGACCTTGGTTCAGTCGATTGTCAGTTGTGCTTCTCCGAGATTAGATCTCTGCTTCCGAAATGCTATCCGGAGCCCGGCGGCAGGATCTTTCTTGATGGCTGCTTTGGGAGGTACGAGAATTACTCATTCTTTAATGAGGTCGTCGATTCCAACGACACACATGTGTGTTCTTACAGTAAAAATAGTTCGAATCCGAGAAGTTTTAGCAAAGTCGTCCAAGTGGTTGTCAGTAACGTGACTTCGGAAGCTCTAAAGAAGCAGGGGTTTGCTGTTGGATCCGCTTCAGATTCCAATTCACAAGTTTATGCTCTTGCTCAGTGTTGGGAGAACTTGGACGAAACGCTTTGTGGCTCTTGTCTGGATGCTGCAGCGTCTTCGATCGTTTTATGCTCACCAGCAACAGAAGGTCGCGCACTGTATGCTGGTTGTTACCTGAGATATTCTACCGTACTTTTCTGGAATTTAAACCAGACAGCTTCAAATTCTTCAG GAAATCATACAAATAAGGTTATATGGATCATCCTGGGCGTTTTGCTTGGTGGTTTTCTCTTTATAGTCGGGATTGTTGCCTGGAGAAAGAGAGGCTACTGGAGCAAATCAAATGTAATCTCTATGAGAG ATATGTATAAGCCAGAACTCTCTGCAGCTTTTTCTCAATCAAATATGAATTTCAGATACGAAGACTTGAGAAAAGCTactaataattttaatttatcaAACAAACTTGGTCAAGGCAGTTATGGGACTGTGTATAAG GCTGTTCTTTCCGATGGAAAAGGAGTTGCTGTCAAGAGATTGTTTATGAACACAAGACAGTGGGTTGATCAGTTTTTCAATGAAGTAGAGCTGATAAACCGAGTTCGGCACAAAAATTTGGTGAAGTTGCTGGGTTGTAGTGTAGATGGCCCTGAAAGCTTACTTGTGTATGAGTATTACTCCAACAGGAGCCTGGATCTGTTCATATTTG ATGAAAACCATGATAAGCATCTAGTTTGGCAACAAAGGTTGGATATCATTCAAGGAGTTGCAGAAGGGCTTTCTTATCTCCATGAGGAATCAGAAACTCGAATAATCCACCGCGACATTAAGGCGAGTAATATTCTCTTGGATGAGAAGTTCATGCCCAAGATAACGGATTTTGGCCTGGCAAGATCATTTGCAGCGGACAAAACACATCTTAGCACTGGAATAGCTGGAACTCT TGGTTATATGGCTCCTGAATATGTTGTGTATGGGCATCTTACTGAGAAGGCAGATGTTTACAGCTATGGTGTACTGATTCTTGAAATTGTGACTGGAAAACGATGCAGCAGTGGAATTGGAACTCATGGAGGGAATTTACCCTTAGCGAAG ATTTGGGACCATTATAAGACTGGTACAGCAGAAAAACTCATAGAGGAATGCATTTACAAGGAGAGTGTGAAGGCTGATATTCTGCACATTGTGTGGATTGGACTGTTTTGTGTTCAAGCCAATCCACACTCCAGGCCAACAATGGCAAAGGTGCTGGAGTTGCTCAGGAGCAGCAGGAATGAAGAGGAGGTTGTCTTGACTGATCCTCCATTTTCAGATGTTGCTATGGAGGACATTGAAGAAGGTGAAACTTCATTCTTGCTACCCAGCATCTCTGCCCCGGCTCTGTCAACATCATCTGAATGTCAGATAAATGCAAGATGA